A window of Panicum virgatum strain AP13 chromosome 8K, P.virgatum_v5, whole genome shotgun sequence contains these coding sequences:
- the LOC120646110 gene encoding B3 domain-containing protein Os06g0112300-like encodes MEHHSIRQLRDKFGRFCAGPVLLAEGGDDPLAAAGEPIAAGGEDPLAAGGDPLAAGGDDPLAAGGDPLAAGDDPLAAGGDDPLAVGGAPLAAGGDDPIAAGGDDPLAAGGAPLAAGGDDPIATGGDDPLVAGGDPLAAGGDDLEIVPLSGDKPFFTIVLSKGHVEKPAQLEIPSRLHSHLPGSRVPAVLLFGNQSWAVTYCGELKCKKLGPGWRDFVVANRLRIRDACVFELITPAAGGTGSEGDGKVVFRVQVLRGDLPEEITSRGATSQDPIVIVDN; translated from the exons ATGGAGCACCACTCGATTCGGCAGCTCCGCGACAAGTTTGGTCGGTTCTGCGCAGGCCCGGTTCTCCTCGCCGAAGGCGGAGACGACCCCCTCGCCGCAGCTGGAGAACCCATCGCCGCAGGCGGAGAAGACCCCTTGGCCGCAGGCGGAGACCCCCTCGCCGCAGGAGGAGATGATCCCCTCGCCGCAGGAGGAGATCCCCTCGCCGCAGGAGATGATCCCCTCGCCGCAGGAGGAGATGATCCCCTCGCCGTAGGAGGAGCCCCCCTCGCCGCAGGTGGAGACGATCCCATCGCCGCAGGAGGAGATGATCCCCTCGCCGCAGGAGGAGCCCCCCTCGCCGCAGGAGGAGACGATCCCATCGCCACAGGAGGAGACGACCCCTTGGTCGCAGGCGGAGATCCCCTGGCCGCAGGCGGAGACGACCTGGAG ATCGTCCCGCTCTCAGGCGACAAGCCCTTCTTCACCATTGTCTTGTCTAAGGGCCATGTAGAGAAGCCTGCCCAGCTG GAGATCCCGAGTCGTCTCCACTCCCACCTGCCGGGCTCGCGCGTCCCAGCAGTGCTCCTGTTCGGCAACCAGTCATGGGCGGTGACCTACTGTGGTGAACTCAAGTGCAAGAAGCTCGGTCCGGGGTGGAGGGACTTTGTCGTCGCCAACCGTCTGCGCATCAGGGACGCCTGCGTCTTCGAGCTCATCACGCCAGCTGCTGGAGGAACTGGGAGTGAGGGTGATGGGAAGGTGGTGTTCCGGGTGCAGGTGCTGCGCGGGGACTTGCCGGAGGAGATCACCTCCAGGGGCGCCACCTCTCAGGATCCCATTGTCATCGTGGACAACTAA
- the LOC120643677 gene encoding uncharacterized protein LOC120643677 — translation MVSLWKLPYWKKLKLRHNLDVMHIEKNICENLIGTILNIIGKTKDTVKARLDLKDLGIKEELQLTEDGDSCEMPNARYTLSKEKKKAFCDFLREVKFPDGFASNISRCVSADGTKVQGLKTHDCHILLQRILPAAMRGFLDNDIYEAIAELGKFFRELCSKTLNKDVLAKMKEEIPMILVKLEKISPPAFFDVMMHLAVHLPDEALLRGPVQYGWMYPIERRLYTLKRYVRNRARPEGSIAEAYIADECLTFCSKYMEGVETRFNREPRNIGFCNEENYGVNVFGHGVHFTSAPELVYDENGFDRMVWYVLHNCSQVEQYVEMFRDELNREGVPNIERIIGQGFQNWFRNHIFRLRNTDQEIDEDLFSLACGPDFIVKKYSSCVVNGVQFNTVDRDKNKKTQNSGVMVQGEHNGQVIDFFGILKEIIQLLYIGDERSVVPFKCDWFKLDGKRTELKYDGFFKSINIGNLWYKDDSLILATQAKKVFYLPDTKEGANWHVVQTFDHRHLYNVKETEGGSFSSPAYQENECFEEDGTRHPISDKTCDTPLNRDDEQGARFEAAEISRLVMERNREVHEIDGEDEDDDTLLEYCSDDEGGAALEVDSDDE, via the exons ATGGTTAGTTTATGGAAGTTACCATATTGGAAAAAATTGAAGCTGAGACATAATCTTGATGTCATGCATATTGAGAAAAACATATGTGAGAATTTGATTGGGACAATTCTGAACATAATAGGGAAGACAAAGGACACTGTTAAAGCTAGGCTCGATCTAAAAGATTTGGGAATAAAAGAGGAGCTACAATTAACAGAGGATGGAGATTCATGTGAGATGCCTAATGCTCGATATACCTTgtccaaagaaaaaaagaaggcaTTTTGTGATTTTTTAAGGGAGGTAAAGTTTCCAGATGGTTTCGCTTCCAACATTTCAAGATGTGTTAGTGCTGATGGGACCAAGGTTCAAGGGTTAAAAACACATGACTGTCACATTCTGTTGCAAAGAATCTTACCAGCTGCCATGAGAGGGTTTTTGGACAATGATATCTATGAAGCAATAGCAGAGTTAGGGAAGTTTTTCAGAGAGTTGTGCAGCAAAACCCTGAACAAGGATGTGTTGGCTAAAATGAAGGAAGAGATCCCAATGATTTTGGTGAAGCTTGAGAAAATTTCCCCCCCGGCTTTCTTTGATGTGATGATGCACCTAGCTGTTCATTTACCTGATGAGGCATTGCTCCGAGGTCCTGTGCAATATGGGTGGATGTACCCAATTGAGAGACGGTTGTATACTTTGAAGCGCTACGTGAGGAATAGGGCACGACCAGAAGGTTCAATTGCCGAGGCATATATTGCTGATGAATGCCTgacattttgctcaaaatacaTGGAAGGTGTTGAAACAAGATTTAATCGGGAACCAAGAAATATAGGTTTTTGTAATGAGGAGAACTATGGTGTGAATGTTTTTGGCCATGGAGTTCATTTTACTTCTGCACCTGAACTTGTATACGATGAGAATGGCTTTGATCGAATGGTGTGGTATGTGCTTCACAACTGTAGTCAAGTTGAGCAATATGTGGA AATGTTCAGAGATGAACTAAATAGAGAAGGAGTGCCTAACATTGAAAGAATTATTGGACAAGGATTTCAGAATTGGTTCAGGAACCAT ATCTTTAGGTTGCGGAATACTGATCAAGAGATAGATGAAGATCTCTTTTCCTTGGCTTGTGGTCCTGATTTTATAGTCAAGAAATACTCTTCATGCGTTGTGAATGGTGTGCAGTTTAACACTGTTGATCgtgacaagaacaagaaaacacAGAACAGTGGAGTTATGGTACAAGGTGAACATAATGGTCAGGTCATTGATTTCTTTGGAATCTTGAAAGAG ATAATTCAGTTACTCTATATTGGCGATGAGAGGTCAGTAGTTCCGTTTAAATGTGACTGGTTTAAATTGGATGGAAAGAGGACTGAGCTTAAATATGATGGCTTTTTTAAAAGCATCAATATTGGAAACCTATGGTACAAGGATGATTCTTTAATCTTGGCAACTCAGGCTAAAAAGGTTTTCTATTTGCCAGATACTAAGGAGGGGGCGAATTGGCACGTTGTCCAGACATTTGACCATAGGCATCTTTATAATGTAAAAGAAACTGAGGGCGGCAGCTTTAGTTCTCCTGCATATCAAGAGAATGAGTGCTTTGAAGAGGATGGTACACGACACCCAATTTCAGACAAAACTTGTGATACACCTCTAAATAGAGATGATGAACAAGGCGCTAGGTTTGAAGCTGCTGAAATTTCTAGGTTGGTGATGGAAAGAAACCGAGAAGTGCATGAGATAGATGGCGAAGACGAAGACGATGACACATTGTTGGAGTACTGCAGCGATGATGAAGGAGGTGCTGCACTGGAGGTTGACAGTGATGATGAATAG
- the LOC120645346 gene encoding uncharacterized protein LOC120645346 gives MDGVKQFMSFVKGKFSDNVEILCPCSRCLNQKYLAQALVKKHILMNGMDNSYTRWIHHGEDLNVEVIEHLPAGIVHCSHNWSTDGIGVTEEDSNDIDPLEAFLGDLHTAAAQEDREVGENKDGDTESCEQDTFFRIAMKEAKCMLYPGCTKFSRFSFVVKLIHMKSLYRISNSAFTTILKLLAEAFPEYNTLPKSYNEAKSILKELGLGYESIHVCQNNCVLFRKEFVKFDNCPVCSLSRWKDPERKKIPVKVLRHFPLVPRLKRMFATKEASEQAQWHKLKRQPSEKEMSHPGDGEAWQDFDREYPDFADDARNLRLGLATDGFNPFSEKNTKYSMWPVFVVPYNLPPWACMQESNFMMALLIPGPTCPGKDFDLFLEPLIDDLLELWNGVRTYDAITRKTFKLRVAVLWCIHDYPALSTLSGRTTK, from the coding sequence ATGGATGGTGTCAAACAATTTATGAGCTTTGTTAAAGGGAAATTCAGTGACAATGTTGAAATTCTATGCCCCTGCAGTAGATGTCTTAATCAGAAGTACCTAGCTCAGGCTCTTGTGAAGAAACACATACTAATGAATGGCATGGACAATAGCTATACTCGATGGATTCATCACGGAGAGGATTTAAATGTGGAAGTTATTGAGCATCTTCCTGCTGGTATTGTGCATTGTAGTCATAATTGGTCCACAGATGGAATAGGTGTGACAGAGGAGGACAGCAATGATATTGATCCTTTGGAAGCATTTTTAGGAGACCTACATACTGCTGCAGCACAGGAAGATAGAGAGGTTGGAGAAAATAAGGATGGTGATACAGAATCTTGTGAGCAAGACACATTTTTTAGAATTGCCATGAAAGAGGCAAAGTGTATGCTCTATCCTGGTTGTACCAAATTTTCGAGGTTCTCATTTGTGGTAAAGCTGATTCATATGAAGTCACTATACAGGATAAGCAATTCTGCTTTTACTACAATATTGAAGCTATTGGCTGAAGCATTCCCAGAATACAATACCCTTCCAAAATCATATAATGAAGCAAAGAGCATTTTAAAGGAATTAGGTCTTGGGTATGAATCCATACATGTGTGCCAGAACAATTGTGTGCTGTTCAGGAAGGAATTTGTCAAGTTTGACAATTGCCCCGTTTGTAGTCTCTCTAGGTGGAAAGACCCAGAAAGGAAGAAGATTCCAGTGAAAGTGTTGCGTCATTTTCCATTGGTACCGAGGCTGAAAAGGATGTTTGCAACCAAAGAAGCATCAGAACAAGCTCAATGGCACAAGTTGAAGCGGCAACCCAGTGAGAAGGAAATGAGCCACCCAGGTGATGGTGAGGCATGGCAGGATTTTGACCGAGAATATCCAGATTTTGCagatgatgcaagaaacctTAGACTTGGCCTTGCTACTGATGGTTTCAATCCCTTTTCAGAGAAGAACACAAAATACAGCATGTGGCCTGTATTTGTTGTGCCATATAACCTTCCTCCTTGGGCATGCATGCAGGAGTCAAATTTCATGATGGCTCTGCTTATTCCAGGTCCTACATGCCCCGGGAAGGATTTTGATTTATTTCTTGAGCCTCTTATAGATGATTTACTTGAGCTTTGGAATGGGGTCCGTACATATGATGCTATTACTCGAAAAACATTTAAACTTCGTGTTGCAGTTTTGTGGTGCATCCATGATTATCCAGCTTTGAGCACTCTTTCTGGCCGTACCACAAAATGA
- the LOC120645348 gene encoding uncharacterized protein LOC120645348: MGEQQGIEQVLGKLVELLTAKKDEAPSSSKEVVSYMEPVQKIELMPNDIKLEGVRNYLPWSRRAILLLKAKRLEGFVTGESIEPKDKSSNDWKTWEAINSLVAAWLLSSLSPTIAGSVDTITSAAGIWEALSKMYSGAGNVMLLAETEDRISTMKQGELSLMDYVAALKRLVDKEMDRKKKGSSILERPESRF; encoded by the exons ATGGGGGAACAACAAGGCATTGAGCAAGTTCTTGGGAAGCTGGTGGAACTGCTTACAGCGAAGAAAGATGAGGCTCCATCTTCAAGCAAGGAAGTTGTATCATATATGGAACCTGTCCAGAAAATTGAGCTAATGCCAAATGACATTAAATTGGAAGGCGTTAGGAACTACTTGCCTTGGTCAAGAAGGGCAATATTATTACTAAAGGCAAAGAGACTTGAAGGTTTTGTCACCGGAGAATCGATTGAGCCAAAAGACAAGTCAAGCAATGACTGGAAAACATGGGAGGCTATAAACTCTCTGGTGGCTGCATGGTTGTTGAGCTCTTTATCTCCTACCATAGCAGGCTCCGTGGATACTATCACGAGTGCAGCTGGAATATGGGAGGCCTTGTCAAAGATGTATTCAGGAGCTGGTAATGTGATGCTATTAGCTGAGACTGAGGACAGAATTAGTACTATGAAGCAGGGGGAGCTTTCCTTGATGGATTATGTTGCAGCTTTGAAGCGGCT TGTGGATAAAGAAATGGATAGAAAAAAGAAGGGTTCTTCAATTCTTGAGAGGCCTGAATCCAGATTTTGA